From Ischnura elegans chromosome 13 unlocalized genomic scaffold, ioIscEleg1.1 SUPER_13_unloc_1, whole genome shotgun sequence, a single genomic window includes:
- the LOC124172276 gene encoding uncharacterized protein LOC124172276 — protein MLYTSDPAGISTDVSDPLATDELSNAVTYKCPSVKEDHISDDEDRYRLNDCTDGASSKLIHQDISGQSDLVTYECSSVKNDEISDDEEEYVLNDCSDGFTSKQVHQDSSIQVILFMNYLFSSELELHMNYVAIINPRS, from the exons atgctgtacacatcagatccagcaggaatttcaactgatgtgtcagacccattggccactgatgaattg AGCAATGCGGTAACATACAAGTGCCcttctgttaaagaagatcaTATCAGCGATGATGAAGATAGATATAGACTCAATGATTGCACTGATGGTGCATCAAGCAAACTGATTCATCAAGACATTTCTggtcag agtgatctgGTAACGTACGAGTGCTCCTCTGTTAAAAATGATGAGATAAGCGATGATGAAGAAGAATATGTGTTGAATGATTGCTCTGATGGTTTTACAAGCAAACAGGTGCATCAAGACTCTTCTAttcaggtaatactatttatgaactatttatttTCCAGTGAACTTGAATTGCATATGAACTATGTTGCCATCATAAACCCACGTtcctaa